Below is a genomic region from uncultured Sunxiuqinia sp..
TAATTGCTGCACGCAGGTTTTCGAGGCTGAACTTTTTAATCCAATCTTTATCAAAATCATACGAAAAGTACACAGAGTTCAACTCAAGAACATTATCCTTTTGAATAAAGCGCTCGGTTACGTAGGTTGTTCCAAGGTCAGAAATATCTTTATACAAAGCCACATCTCCGGGTTGCTTCCAGCGGTTTTCCATGGCGCGTTCGTCAACATTGTATCGGGGGCTGGCATTTTCAACGCGGTCAACCAATGTTTGGTTGTAGTTGTAGCCGCCAAAATACGTGCGGAAAGTACAGCTTAGCAAAAAGCCTTTATAATAAACACTACCTCCAAAATAACCTTCAAGTGTTGGCGTACCGTCTTTAATCGGCACAACATCTGCAACATCCCAATCGTAGGTTAATGTTCCGTCTTTTTTTATAAATATTTCTTTCCCGTTTTCTGGATCAATTCCTCTCGAACGAACGGCGTAAATGGTGTTTAACGATTGGCCTTCGTTGTAGCGCAAAAGCGGAACACCTTTGTAATTGTCGCTGTTTTGTGCCTCATCAACTTTTTCATTAAAGGCTTTCAACGAATTCGAAATTTTTACCAGGGTGTTTTCATTGTGTACAAAGTTTCCGTTTAATGAGACACTCCAATCTTTTGTTTTTACAACATTTAGTTTTGTACTGATCTCGAAACCTTTGTTTTTGATATCGCCCAAATTTTCTTTATACGAAGAAAAACCGGTTGATGGCGGAAGCGTAATATCTGTTAGCATATCTTCGGTTAGTTTGTTGTACAAATGCCCCGAGAAATACAAACGATCATTCAACAATCCAAGATCAACCTGAACATCGTAAGTTCTTGTGCGTTGCCACTTCAGGTCTTCGTTACCGTACTGAGTTACAACAGCGCCAACACCTGTAGAATACCAGTTGTCTTTGTAGTAGCCATATAGTGTATTCGACATGTAGGGATCAAAAGATACCGAACCTGTTAAACCGGTATTCGCTTTTAATCGCAACTGGCTTAACCATTTTATATCCTTCATAAAATTTTCGCGGTGCAAATTCCAGCCTAAACCCATCGAATAAAACGGAGCGACTTTATTATCCGATCCAAATTTTGAAGAACCATCGGCACGAAAAGAAATGTCAACCAGGTACTTGTTTTTAAAAGAGTAATTTACGTTTAAAAACGAGCCAAAAAGTCTTCCCATGCTTGCACTACTCCATGGCGTTGTATCTTCTTTGTAGCCGTTGGCAAAACCAATGTTTATTAGGCGGTCGTTCGAAAACCCTGTAGCAGCCATTCCTTTTAAATCGTATTCAAACTGTCGGATATTTGCTCCCAAAGCAACGTTCAGAAAGTGACTGCCAAAACCTTTGCTGTAAGTGGCTGTAATATTACCGTCAATGGTGGTTTGGGTGCTTGCAGTGTAATCATATTCACCTCGCTTATCCAAATCTTCGGTTGAATAGAAGTAATAGTAATTACTAAGCGGCGAAATAAAGACATCTTGCTCGGTTTGCTTATGTGTCAAACTCATTAACCCCTTAACTCTTAGTGCATCAGAAATGTGCCAGTCAACAGAAAACGCATCTGCAATTTCGGTGTACTTGTTTTTATTGAAACTGTTCAGCGTTCCTTCGTACAATGGATTAAGAACAACCTCGGTACTTTCCGAACCGTTGGCTCCACTCCTATCGGTCCACGAATCAATTTCACGAATAATGCCGCCGTTTTCATCAGTTTTCGGGTAGTACGGATTCATTCGAACATAACTGGCAAAACTCCTGTATGGCGATTCAGCACTATTAACCTGGCTTACGCTCAGGTTATTTTTGAATAAAAACTTATCGTTTAAATTGTAGGATAAATCACTACCAACACCAAAACGATCCCTTTTTGACCCTTCCATTACTCCGGGATTATTCTGGTACAACAAATTAACGCCGTAACGGATGGTTTTGCTTCCTCCCTCAATATAAAGCGAATGATACGATCCAACCGAATTCCGAACAGGTTGCGAAAGCCAGTAGGTATCAACACCACTTATTACATTGTATTTTTTCTGGTAGTACAGTTCATCCAGTTCATTCTGACTTGTAGCACCATTGTAATCATAAAGACCGCCCAGCCTTTCGTACTCTAGTTTATCGGCGGCGTTTAACACATTATACGAGCCCAAATCGGGTGCGCTAAGGTTAATATTCATATTGTACGAAACCCTTAATTCGCCCTCTTTTGGAGAAACGGTAGTAATAACTACCACTCCATTGGCTGCCCTCGATCCGTAAATTGCAGTAGCGGCCGCATCTTTTAAAACGGTAATCGATTCGATCCTGTTAATATCAAGGTCATACACTTTTTCAACACCAACTTCGTAGCCGTCGAGAATAAACGTTGGCATGTTAACATTACTGCCAATATTATCGCGCCGGATAATATCGCCTGAGCCGGCAGGAATCGACGAGGCGCCGCGCACATTAATGTTTGGTAAACGGTTGGGATTCGACCCGAGCAAGTTGCTTTCAACAATTTTAAACGAAGGATCAAAAGCCTCCAAACTTTGCAGCACATTTCCGGGAGCAATGGTTTTTAACTCTTCTTGTGTTACGGTAATGGCCGATCCTGTAAAGTCGTCTTTTTTACGAACAAAATAACCGGTGGCAATAACTTCTGAAATACCGGTTACCATAGGCTCCATAACAACATTGTATAATAATTTCCCATCGTCCAGCAAAAGGTTCTGGTTTTTCATTCCAACAAACGATACAACCAGCACTCCGGTTTCTTCCGGAATTTGAATCGAAAATGCTCCGTCGGCATTGGTTACTGCTCCAATTACTGGTTCCGATTTTGTTGTAACGGTAGCCCCGGGCAAAGGCTCGCCGTCTTCGTCAACAACTTTTCCTTTAATGGTTTTACTGTTTTGCGGCTGATTTGGCGAATCAGGTGCTTTGGTTTCTTTTTTTGAGATGAGAACCTGGCGGTCGTTAATTTTATAAGCCAGTTTTGTTGTCTTAAACACCTCATCCAATACCTTATCCAAGGTTCTTTCTTCGACTTTGACACTTACTTTTTGCTGAAGATCAGGCGAAAGCTCTTCTGCGAAAAGAAAAACGTATTCGCTCGAATTTTCTATCTGGTTAAAAACATCCCAAATCGTTTTCTCTTTTATTTCAAAAGAAAAAAACGTTTGCTGAGAGTATGAGTTTGAAAAAGCGCAAGTTGCACTAACAAACAGAATAAAAATGGTAATTCGCATAACTCTTAAAATATGGGAATAATTGCCATTAGACAACGATTTTACATATTCATTATCTTTCATACATTTGTATTGATATTAATTTGCTCTGTTAAAAAATTATGGGGCAAGCTCAATATTTCGGGTCGGATAATATGTCGGTATTATTCGACTCTTTTTTATATACCAGCTTGCTTTAGGGATTAAAATCCCTCGCGAAAACAAAGAATTTTAAGCAGGTTCGCTTTTGTTTCTCCCGCAGAGTGCCCACTTTAACATCTGCTTTTTCACTTCACTTTTTTCACTGGTCTGAATTTTCATAAGCACATCATTTTTTACTAATCAATATTTTATCATTTTCGATCTCATATTTTATAGGAACGATTACTTCAATGTTGTCTAAAACGGAAGTCAAATCGTCCAGTAAAGCGAGCTTGCCACGCAATTGCATATTTTTCACATCATCTGCGCAAACCAGATTCGCATCGTAATACCTCGATAAGCATTTCAATACGTTTTCCAGAGAATCTCCGGAAAAACGGTAAATTCCGTCTTTCCACGAAATGTAATCGTACACATCAACTTTCTGTTTTTCGGCCTGGTTGCCTGTGAGACTAAATTTGTCGTTGGGCTCCAGGTTCATGGTAGGTTTGTTTTCTATATCTATTTTTACTGATCCTTCTACCAGTACAACTCTTTGTGTTGTTTCGTCGTTGTAGGCCGTAACATTAAATGTCGTTCCAGTTACTATAACATCGAATTTTTCGGTGCGCACGGTAAAAGGTTTTGTATCGTTTTTTGCTACTTCTATAAAAATTTCGCCCTCAACTCTGATTAATCGCTCACTGATTGAAAATACCGACGGGAACTCTAATGTTGATCCCGAGTTGATCCATATTTTACTACCATCGGCCAGCACCAGCGACGAACGCTTTCCCCAGGGAACAACAAGCTTATTCATTTTAATTTCAGTCTCTTTTTCAGGCGATTGCACTTTACTTGCAAACAAAGCTTTTTGGTTATTTCCGCTTACCGTTAGGCTTCCCTGCTCGTCGATAATTACTTCGGTATTTTCATCAAAAGCAATTACACTGTCGCCCGGTAGCGTAAGCACAATATTTTTATTTTCTTTTGACTGATATTGAGTTTGTTCTTCAGTGAAACTGGGAGCAGGTGGAAAATTTTGGCGAATTAAAAAATAGCTCGCTACCATTACCAAAAAGCTTGCTGCGATAGAAACAGCCCAAAGCCCTTTCTTTTTAGATTTGTTTTTCCGGTTAATGCTTCTCTCTATCCGCTGTTTCTCCAAATCCATTTCTTCTGTTGAAAACCGGACATTGTTTAATCGAATGGATTTTACAATACGAATTGCGCTCTCGATATCTTTTTCTTTTTCCGGATAGGTATTCCTGAACGTTTCCCAAAATTCACAGGATTCTTCATCGCTCACCATCTGCCACTGTAAAAAGTAAGAATCGGCAGCCAATTGAACTGCATTATAAGCGGTGTAATTTCTTTCCATAATACTAATAAGACAACAAATACATTTTTTTGTCCCCATTATTTTAGAAAAAAGAAAGAAAAAGACACAATTTGATTACAAATCAAGCAAAACAGAGGGATAGAAGAAACAAAAACGTAATACGATTTTCTTTTCGGATACGCAAAATAGCTCGCGAAGTAAGTTTTCGAACTGCGTGCGGAGTCATGTCGAGCAAAACGGCAATTTCGTCGTAGCTAAGTTCCTGGATAAAGCGCAAGTAAATTGCTTCGCGCTGCCGGCTGGTTAAACAATTTAAATATTTCTCCACCTCAGATTTCACAAACAAGCGGTCTTCATCTTCAATCAACTCATCGAGGATGGTTACCGAAACGGAAAATTCCAATTCATTTTTTGAGATGTCTATACTTTCGGTTTTGGCTTTCTGCAAATTAATTAAACGATTTTTTAATGAACGAAAAAGGTAAG
It encodes:
- a CDS encoding SusC/RagA family TonB-linked outer membrane protein, with the protein product MKDNEYVKSLSNGNYSHILRVMRITIFILFVSATCAFSNSYSQQTFFSFEIKEKTIWDVFNQIENSSEYVFLFAEELSPDLQQKVSVKVEERTLDKVLDEVFKTTKLAYKINDRQVLISKKETKAPDSPNQPQNSKTIKGKVVDEDGEPLPGATVTTKSEPVIGAVTNADGAFSIQIPEETGVLVVSFVGMKNQNLLLDDGKLLYNVVMEPMVTGISEVIATGYFVRKKDDFTGSAITVTQEELKTIAPGNVLQSLEAFDPSFKIVESNLLGSNPNRLPNINVRGASSIPAGSGDIIRRDNIGSNVNMPTFILDGYEVGVEKVYDLDINRIESITVLKDAAATAIYGSRAANGVVVITTVSPKEGELRVSYNMNINLSAPDLGSYNVLNAADKLEYERLGGLYDYNGATSQNELDELYYQKKYNVISGVDTYWLSQPVRNSVGSYHSLYIEGGSKTIRYGVNLLYQNNPGVMEGSKRDRFGVGSDLSYNLNDKFLFKNNLSVSQVNSAESPYRSFASYVRMNPYYPKTDENGGIIREIDSWTDRSGANGSESTEVVLNPLYEGTLNSFNKNKYTEIADAFSVDWHISDALRVKGLMSLTHKQTEQDVFISPLSNYYYFYSTEDLDKRGEYDYTASTQTTIDGNITATYSKGFGSHFLNVALGANIRQFEYDLKGMAATGFSNDRLINIGFANGYKEDTTPWSSASMGRLFGSFLNVNYSFKNKYLVDISFRADGSSKFGSDNKVAPFYSMGLGWNLHRENFMKDIKWLSQLRLKANTGLTGSVSFDPYMSNTLYGYYKDNWYSTGVGAVVTQYGNEDLKWQRTRTYDVQVDLGLLNDRLYFSGHLYNKLTEDMLTDITLPPSTGFSSYKENLGDIKNKGFEISTKLNVVKTKDWSVSLNGNFVHNENTLVKISNSLKAFNEKVDEAQNSDNYKGVPLLRYNEGQSLNTIYAVRSRGIDPENGKEIFIKKDGTLTYDWDVADVVPIKDGTPTLEGYFGGSVYYKGFLLSCTFRTYFGGYNYNQTLVDRVENASPRYNVDERAMENRWKQPGDVALYKDISDLGTTYVTERFIQKDNVLELNSVYFSYDFDKDWIKKFSLENLRAAITLNDVWRASSIDVERGIDYPFARNFTFSIQTTF
- a CDS encoding FecR domain-containing protein, which codes for MERNYTAYNAVQLAADSYFLQWQMVSDEESCEFWETFRNTYPEKEKDIESAIRIVKSIRLNNVRFSTEEMDLEKQRIERSINRKNKSKKKGLWAVSIAASFLVMVASYFLIRQNFPPAPSFTEEQTQYQSKENKNIVLTLPGDSVIAFDENTEVIIDEQGSLTVSGNNQKALFASKVQSPEKETEIKMNKLVVPWGKRSSLVLADGSKIWINSGSTLEFPSVFSISERLIRVEGEIFIEVAKNDTKPFTVRTEKFDVIVTGTTFNVTAYNDETTQRVVLVEGSVKIDIENKPTMNLEPNDKFSLTGNQAEKQKVDVYDYISWKDGIYRFSGDSLENVLKCLSRYYDANLVCADDVKNMQLRGKLALLDDLTSVLDNIEVIVPIKYEIENDKILISKK
- a CDS encoding sigma-70 family RNA polymerase sigma factor — its product is MGSNNSKNIYSEDDLIRRILKGDNEVFSLIYDRYANELLAYGIGLGFDHETLKDTIHDIFTKIYDEKSYLENIRNLKSYLFRSLKNRLINLQKAKTESIDISKNELEFSVSVTILDELIEDEDRLFVKSEVEKYLNCLTSRQREAIYLRFIQELSYDEIAVLLDMTPHAVRKLTSRAILRIRKENRITFLFLLSLCFA